Proteins found in one Mus musculus strain NOD/ShiLtJ chromosome 17 genomic contig, GRCm38.p6 alternate locus group NOD/ShiLtJ MMCHR17_CHORI29_IDD16_1 genomic segment:
- the Mapk13 gene encoding mitogen-activated protein kinase 13, with translation MSLTRKRGFYKQDINKTAWELPKTYLAPAHVGSGAYGAVCSAIDKRTGEKVAIKKLSRPFQSEIFAKRAYRELLLLKHMHHENVIGLLDVFTPASSLRSFHDFYLVMPFMQTDLQKIMGMEFSEDKVQYLVYQMLKGLKYIHSAGIVHRDLKPGNLAVNEDCELKILDFGLARHTDTEMTGYVVTRWYRAPEVILSWMHYNQTVDIWSVGCIMAEMLTGKTLFKGKDYLDQLTQILKVTGVPGAEFVQKLKDKAAKSYIQSLPQSPKKDFTQLFPRASPQAADLLDKMLELDVDKRLTAAQALAHPFFEPFRDPEEETEAQQPFDDALEHEKLSVDEWKQHIYKEISNFSPIARKDSRRRSGMKLQ, from the exons ATGAGCCTCACTCGGAAAAGGGGCTTCTACAAGCAGGACATCAACAAGACTGCCTGGGAGCTACCCAAGACCTACCTGGCGCCCGCGCACGTCGGCAGCGGGGCCTATGGAGCGGTGTG CTCGGCCATCGACAAGCGGACAGGGGAGAAGGTGGCCATCAAGAAGCTGAGCCGGCCCTTCCAGTCGGAGATCTTTGCCAAGCGCGCTTACCGCGAGCTTCTGCTCTTGAAGCACATGCACCATGAGAAC GTCATTGGGCTTCTGGATGTCTTCACCCCTGCGTCTTCCCTTCGGAGCTTCCATGATTT CTACCTGGTGATGCCCTTCATGCAGACAGACCTACAGAAGATCATGGGGATGGAATTCAGCGAGGATAAGGTCCAGTACTTGGTGTACCAGATGCTCAAAGGTCTAAAG tACATCCACTCCGCTGGCATCGTCCACAGG GACCTGAAACCGGGCAACCTGGCTGTGAATGAAGACTGTGAGCTGAAG ATCCTGGACTTTGGGCTGGCccgccacacagacactgagatgACGGGCTATGTGGTGACCCGCTGGTACCGGGCCCCCGAGGTGATCCTCAGCTGGATGCATTACAACCAGACAG tcGACATCTGGTCTGTTGGTTGCATCATGGCAGAAATGCTGACTGGAAAGACACTCTTCAAGGGCAAGGACT ACCTGGACCAGCTGACCCAGATCCTGAAAGTGACTGGGGTGCCAGGTGCCGAGTTCGTGCAGAAGCTGAAAGACAAGGCG GCCAAATCCTATATTCAGTCCCTGCCCCAGAGCCCCAAGAAGGATTTCACACAGCTCTTCCCACGCGCCAGTCCGCAAG CTGCAGACCTGCTCGACAAGATGCTGGAGCTGGATGTGGACAAGCGTCTGACCGCTGCTCAGGCACTGGCTCACCCCTTCTTTGAACCCTTCCGGGACcctgaggaggagacagaggcccAGCAGCCTTTTGATGATGCCTTAGAACATGAGAAACTCAGCGTGGACGAATGGAAAC AACACATCTACAAAGAGATCTCAAACTTCAGTCCCATAGCCCGGAAGGACTCACGGCGACGAAGTGGCATGAAGCTGCAGTGA